The window GGGATCCGATAACTGCAAAACGACCCGGGCGCTGATACATTTGCGAGTCTAATCCGGGGAACGATGGAGCTGAAAAAGTGAAAGGAAAACCCAGAACGACCGGAATATCCTTCAAGCTTTCAACCAGTATCTGGTCATGATCAGGCAAGTTTTCAAGTTGATGTCGGCAGATTGGCGTTATTTTGTCAACGTTAAGGGCCGCGATAACCATTTTTGGTGATAATCGGTCGGGTTCGGCAAAGACAATGTCGAGACCGACAACTTTTGGTTTACCCAAACCAATTTGGCTCAAAATTTCCGCTAAAAGAGAGCGCGGCCAAGGCCATTGACCAAGCTCACTCAGACTGCGGTCATCAATATCAACAATAATAATTGATGTGTCTGTTATCATTAAGCCTGGTTCCTGGTGGAGGAAGGCATCATAGGCTTTTAAGCGAAAAAAATTTACAAAATCAGGGTTCCAGAGGCTCAAAAACACCAGGAATAGAGCGCAAACTCCCCCTAGACTGCGAGCTAGATATTTCTTAGTAAAATTAATCGACAAACTCACAATGTGATTTTTCAGTTGTCCGAATCTGTATCGGTATCTGTATCTGTATCGGTATCTGTATCGGTGTCCGTGTCAGAATCCGTATCTGTGTCCGTATCAGAGTCAGTGTCAGAATCTGTATCCGTATCGGAATCCGTGTCCGAATCTGTATCGGTATCTGTATCAACGTCAGTGTCGGTATCGACATCAGTATCGGTGTCAACGTCTGTATCAGTGTCCGTATCAACGTCAGTGTCGGTATCGGTATCGACGTCAGTATCGGTATCGACGTCAGTATCGGTGTCAGTGTCAGTGTCAGTGTCCGTGTCCGTATCGACGTCAGTATCGGTGTCAACGTCGGTGTCTGTGTCCGTATCAACGTCTGTGTCCGTATCGACGTCGGTGTCCGTGTCAACGTCGGTGTCAGTGTCCGTATCAACGTCTGTGTCCGTGTCAACGTCGGTGTCCGTGTCCGTATCGACGTCAGTATCGGTGTCAACGTCTGTATCTGTATCCGAATCGGTATCGGTATCAACGTCGGTGTCCGTGTCAACGTCTGTGTCCGTATCGACGTCAGTGTCCGTATCGACGTCAGTGTCCGTGTCAACGTCAGTGTCCGTGTCGACGTCAGTATCTGTGTCAAAGTCGGTGTCCGTGTCCGTATCGACGTCAGTATCGTTGTCAACGTCGGTGTCCGTGTCCGTATCAACGTCTGTGTCCGTATCGACGTCAGTATCTGTGTCAACGTCGGTGTCCGTGTCCGTATCAACGTCTGTGTCGATGTCGATGTCGATATCCGTGTCGATATCCGTGTCGATGTCTGTGTCGATGTCTGCATCGATATCCGTATCTATATCCGTGTCCGTGTCTGTATCTATATCCATGTCTGTGTCGGAATCAGAATCGGTATCCATTAAGTCATGTGAAATTGCTGTCGGTTCTTGATCTTCCGGTGAAAACTCATCTGAATTAATGGAATCGGCTGCAATCTCATCGTTTAGATTTTGAGATGCTGTCTTTGTTGTGGTTGTCTCTGAATCATTACCGGTTTGGGGTGAGGGTTTTGTCCCTTGCGATAGAAGGCGATCAGTGCTTTTCATTATATCCTGAATCTGATCCGGGGTGAAATGCTGAGGAATTGAAGGGGGTTGCTCCGGAGATAAAACCGTAAGCCCATATTCAGCCTCGGTCAATTTAGTTCTGCCGGCAGCATTTTCAGCGTAGACACCACGCTCCCGATCCTGTAATCCACCAAGGAAAAGCAGGGATAATGATTTGTCATCTTCAATTGACCAGGCCAGATAGCAACCCCGTACACCAATTGTCGCCGCCGGGGTCTTTATCTTTACCCGATCTGGAAAAAATCTTGAGATATTACCGCTGATCATTCGAAATATTCCTCGGGGGGTTGTGACCATAAATTCGCTTATACTTTTTTTCGGCTTATAAACACATTGATCAATAGTCAATTTACTTAGCGGTCCTAAAGTCAAAATGGTATTGTCAATAAAGATTATTTGCAATCGACTTTCTGCTTCAGTTTCTATTGTATCATTCATATAAACCGGAGATTGGTTTTTTAAAAGCGATACTTTACCACCCTCCGATAAAGATAGGGCGCGTCCTTCGACAACTGCGACCTGACCGACCGGAAGAGCTGCTTGCGAAGCCATCGGAATCAGTAAAAAGGTGATAATCAGTAAAATAATGTGAGCGGAAGGTTTGACTTTCAAAATTTGCATAGACATAATTTAGAACCTCTTCTCCAGTCTAATCATAGTTCTTTTTCTGCGATAATCATAGGTATCGACGTTGGAATCATTTGCAGTATAGTCAAATGACAAGAGCGTTCTTAATTGCCATGGCATCAGGATAGTGAATCGGGTTTCAATCTTGTAACGATCATCATCACGGGTATTTCGATAACGCAAATCGCGTTGATCATACCAACGGTTTCTATATTCAAACCGAATACTGTGGCGCAGCCAGCGGTTGATTTTCATCAAAAATAGGGATTCCGATTTTAACCCCTGAAAAGCCCTGAAATCTTTTCTGGCCCATTTGTATTCATAACCAAATCGACTTTGCAGCATAAATCGCCCATCAGACCAGAAAACCCGGGGCATAAATCCAACATAAGCATAAGCGCCGTCTCGACGCTTGTCCCAATTATAATTTTGGTACTCTAAAGTTACATAAAACCGGGTCATGAACCAGGAGGTATGAAAAAGATCAAGTCGTGGTTTTATGCCGAAAGTTCGGTAAAACGGATCGGAACCATAATCAAGATAATCAAAAGTCAGTGGTAGGGTTAACTTAAACGATTTTTTTTCACTGTAGACCAGGCCACTGGCCAGAGAGATCATATTAAGATTGACATCACTCTCGTCGTCATAAAAATAATTTTTCAGGACAAAGCTGTTTTTCCAGGAAAAACCGCCTTTTAAACCAAAATCCCAATCATGGGTAATTCTTAAGTTGGCGATCGTTCCCCAATCGCTCTGTTCGGTGCTCTCTTTTCGTAAACGATAGCTTCCATCAATGGTATCAACTATATCGTCGGCCGGGGCCGCATTGACATTGGAGTCATATATACGCCCAATGGCTATCGAACCGGACCACTGGTGGGAGCTCTTTTTTTGTTTAATTCTTCCCAGATAGCTCTTCGCCTTATCCCTGAAACGCGCCTGGATACCCGGTTTATTGAGCTCTTTTAACTCTTTTTCAGCCAAATAGTAGGAGCCCATACGATAAAAGGCGATGCCAAGATTCAAACGAGCTTTAACATGATTTGGTTTGACCATTAAAATACGTTCATAAGCGGCGGCGGCATGATCATAAAGTTTCAGTTTAGTTGCAGCCCGAGCCAGGAGAATATTGATATAAGTATCTGTGGGATTATTTTTAACCGCTTGCCACAAAACCTTATAGGCTTCCTCATACTTCTCCGCCGCCAAAAGATCCTTGCCCGGTTGAGTCGTCAAAGAACCAGCTAGAACGGGCAAAACCATAACCAGCCAAAAAAATAATACGATAAAAACTGTTTTTTTATGCGTCTTTAAAATGTTGCAAAACAGGTACATATCACGACGTCCTCATTCCAAAAACTTATCTTTAACTTCAATAAAAGCATCAACAACATCGGGGTCAAAGTGAATTCCACGTTCTTGCAGAATGATTTCCACCGCTTCTGCATGCGATAAAGCCGACCTATACACCCTTTGACTGGTAAGTGCATCATAAACATCAGCAAGTGCCATAATTCTTCCTGAAATAGGAATATCTTCCCCAATTAAAGCAAAAGGATAGCCTGAGCCATCCCATTTTTCATGGTGGCTGCAGGCCATATCTTTAGCCATAGTGAGAAAGGCATTGCAGCCCAGCTGTTTTTCCGCATTCAGTAAGGTATCTCGACCGTAAAGGGTATGCATCTCAACCTGTTCAAATTCTTCAGTGGTCAATTTCCCGGCTTTGGCCAGAATGGTCTCCTCCACTTCCCCCATGCCGATGTCGTACAACAGGGCTGACTTATACAGCAGGTCAATAGTTTCATAATTGAGAAAATGTTTAAACCTGGGCTTATTTTGCAGACACTGGGCCAGTATCTTGACATAATTTTTTGCTTCTTTGCTCTGGATCCCGGTTCCCGGAGCTCGATACTCGGTGAGAACCGCCTTACATATAATCGTAACATCCTGGGTCAATTCAGCTTTCTCTCTTTGTTGATTCAGGTTAACAATCATGTGATTAAACGAGGTAACCAGATCTCCCATTTCATCGTTTTTATTATAGACTATCTCTTTTTCAATATGGTCATTGGCGATCATACGGGCCGTTTTTGCCACAATCGCCAGCGGATTCAAAATGCGTCTGGAGAA of the Pseudomonadota bacterium genome contains:
- a CDS encoding surface lipoprotein assembly modifier, coding for MTTQPGKDLLAAEKYEEAYKVLWQAVKNNPTDTYINILLARAATKLKLYDHAAAAYERILMVKPNHVKARLNLGIAFYRMGSYYLAEKELKELNKPGIQARFRDKAKSYLGRIKQKKSSHQWSGSIAIGRIYDSNVNAAPADDIVDTIDGSYRLRKESTEQSDWGTIANLRITHDWDFGLKGGFSWKNSFVLKNYFYDDESDVNLNMISLASGLVYSEKKSFKLTLPLTFDYLDYGSDPFYRTFGIKPRLDLFHTSWFMTRFYVTLEYQNYNWDKRRDGAYAYVGFMPRVFWSDGRFMLQSRFGYEYKWARKDFRAFQGLKSESLFLMKINRWLRHSIRFEYRNRWYDQRDLRYRNTRDDDRYKIETRFTILMPWQLRTLLSFDYTANDSNVDTYDYRRKRTMIRLEKRF